A window from Musa acuminata AAA Group cultivar baxijiao chromosome BXJ3-10, Cavendish_Baxijiao_AAA, whole genome shotgun sequence encodes these proteins:
- the LOC135650774 gene encoding deSI-like protein At4g17486 produces the protein MMFIRRPSGKQRSGAVPVHLNVYDLTPINGYAYWLGLGAYHSGVQVHGVEYAYGAHDHPTTGIFEGEPRQCPGFAFRKSILIGHTDLEPRELRMLMEEMAAEYAGDTYNLISKNCNHFCNEACLRLIGKPIPRWVNRLARIGFLCTCLLPVQVEAVGQRAAEEGKVGADSERRRLRSNPNVPPGSISQPVVTISSRSVESRRTRRSSSLSSIGAVSSILKV, from the exons ATGATGTTCATCAGGCGGCCGTCGGGGAAGCAGCGGTCTGGGGCGGTACCCGTGCACCTCAACGTCTACGATCTCACGCCCATCAACGGCTACGCCTACTGGCTCGGCCTCGGCGCCTACCACTCCGGCGTCCAAG TGCACGGGGTGGAGTACGCGTACGGGGCGCACGATCACCCGACGACGGGGATCTTCGAAGGAGAGCCGCGGCAGTGCCCGGGGTTTGCGTTCCGGAAGTCGATACTTATCGGGCACACCGATCTGGAGCCTCGTGAGCTGCGGATGCTCATGGAGGAGATGGCCGCGGAGTACGCTGGCGACACCTACAACCTCATCTCCAAGAACTGCAATCACTTCTGCAACGAGGCCTGCCTCCGCCTCATCGGGAAGCCCATCCCCCGATGGGTCAACCGCCTAGCCAGGATCG GATTCCTGTGCACTTGCTTGTTGCCCGTGCAAGTGGAGGCCGTGGGGCAGCGGGCAGCAGAGGAGGGGAAGGTCGGCGCAGACAGCGAGAGGCGGAGGCTGAGGAGCAACCCCAACGTACCACCAGGTAGCATTTCCCAGCCTGTGGTCACCATTTCCTCTCGATCCGTAGAGAGCAGGAGAACCCGGCGCTCGTCTTCGTTATCCTCCATCGGAGCAGTCTCTTCCATTTTGAAGGTCTAG